Part of the Neorhodopirellula lusitana genome is shown below.
GAAGGAACGACGATGCGAATCACTTCGCCGTCTTGTTGCACCGGAATGTTGCCAAGGTTCAAACGGCCGACGAGTTGATTCAGGTTTGTGTTAGCGCGAATGGTCGCTCCGCCGCGAAGTTGGGTGGATGCCTGAAAGCTGCGGGCGGTGCTTTGTGCGTCACGAGCGGCAACGCGTGCGGCTTCGTACTGCTGCGTGGTGTCGGACAGTTGACTGCGGACGAGATTGAGTTCGTCGCGATAGACCTGCGATTGTTGTTCGCTTTGAGCGAGTTGGGTGGTGAGTTGTCGATTGTTGTCGTCGAGCAACTGCACGCGTCGGTTCAGTTCAGCGACCTGTGCTTGGACAGCGGTCAGTTGAGTTTGTCCGGGTGCTTGCCAAACCGAGCCGCCGGGGCCGCCGGCAAGATACGGGTTTTGGCTGCAGCCTGCGTTGACCAGCATGGCGATCGCAACACACAATCCAGCAAACGCTCGCGG
Proteins encoded:
- a CDS encoding OmpA/MotB family protein; amino-acid sequence: MLVNAGCSQNPYLAGGPGGSVWQAPGQTQLTAVQAQVAELNRRVQLLDDNNRQLTTQLAQSEQQSQVYRDELNLVRSQLSDTTQQYEAARVAARDAQSTARSFQASTQLRGGATIRANTNLNQLVGRLNLGNIPVQQDGEVIRIVVPSDQLFAPGTAQLQPQAAAILDPIAAQLRSVFPRQRVGIEGYTDNAPIYGGANGSPHQLTSAQTSALLDLLTRRSGMPGQQLFIVSHGSNNPRADNATPAGRVANRRVELVIYPETF